The Fimbriimonas ginsengisoli Gsoil 348 genome window below encodes:
- a CDS encoding nuclear transport factor 2 family protein: MKNQRIFTVIALVAVAACASAEDAKKAMQGMAAAFDKAVMAKDLSWFEKTAAPDYHEIGLNGSHMDRKGSIDTMKQMFQMMTVKSIKSKIVSVKQTGNTIKAVCDTKMSGEMMAPKAKKPMVMKSSMRYQELWKKEGGAWKIHELKSITENTTIDGKKVKGGM, from the coding sequence ATGAAGAATCAGAGGATTTTCACGGTCATCGCATTGGTTGCAGTTGCGGCGTGCGCTTCGGCGGAGGACGCCAAAAAGGCGATGCAAGGGATGGCCGCCGCATTCGATAAGGCGGTCATGGCAAAGGATCTGTCGTGGTTCGAGAAGACGGCGGCTCCGGACTACCACGAGATTGGTTTGAACGGCAGCCACATGGATCGGAAAGGCTCCATCGACACGATGAAGCAGATGTTCCAGATGATGACGGTCAAGAGCATTAAGAGCAAGATCGTCAGCGTGAAGCAGACCGGCAATACGATCAAAGCGGTTTGCGACACTAAGATGTCCGGCGAGATGATGGCGCCGAAGGCCAAGAAGCCGATGGTAATGAAGTCGAGCATGCGCTACCAAGAGCTGTGGAAGAAAGAGGGCGGCGCTTGGAAGATCCACGAGTTGAAGTCGATCACCGAGAACACGACCATCGACGGCAAGAAAGTTAAGGGCGGTATGTAG